Proteins from a genomic interval of Stenotrophomonas maltophilia R551-3:
- a CDS encoding SIR2 family protein: MFALRQLATNGRKRIAILLGAGAPVSINTSNDETWKPLIPNIAGLESIVLQSLNQAQAKTYSKIRDSIADSNLEKVLSRIRMLSEVVGDGHIFESSAADFNNLSESICNSIRQVVSQDLPEGANPYSELVSWINGIDRKHAVEIFTTNYDLLLENALERARTPYFDGFSGSKSAFFDPSSIAKNDLPARWVRLWKLHGSIGWETNIKGEVVRIPNSTNANLVYPSHIKYDQTQAAPFSSLFERLKNFILEPDTLIISTGFSFADAHISSRLLECLLANPSAALFAFQFNSLAQESSAKSLALKCPGISAFCSDGAVINGVEAKWKIGAQPTRTWHEIRSEYYKDDKFLLGDFKKLARFLAIAGSDVSQETPLQPNPQVAATGEN, encoded by the coding sequence ATGTTCGCGCTGCGCCAACTCGCGACAAATGGACGGAAGAGAATAGCAATACTCCTCGGAGCTGGAGCGCCTGTCAGCATCAATACGAGCAATGATGAGACCTGGAAACCATTAATACCAAACATTGCGGGATTGGAATCAATAGTCCTCCAAAGCCTTAACCAAGCGCAAGCAAAAACTTACTCCAAGATAAGGGACTCCATAGCGGATTCTAACTTGGAAAAGGTCCTATCCAGAATTAGAATGCTATCTGAGGTTGTCGGCGACGGGCATATTTTCGAGTCGTCTGCTGCCGACTTTAATAACCTCTCTGAGTCAATCTGTAATTCCATCAGACAGGTGGTATCCCAGGACCTTCCAGAAGGCGCCAATCCATATTCAGAGCTAGTCTCATGGATTAATGGAATAGATCGAAAGCATGCAGTCGAAATTTTTACAACCAATTATGACTTGCTACTGGAAAATGCGTTGGAGCGCGCGCGAACTCCGTACTTCGATGGTTTTAGCGGGTCGAAGTCAGCATTCTTTGATCCTTCAAGTATCGCAAAGAACGATCTGCCTGCGAGATGGGTGCGGCTCTGGAAGCTTCACGGATCGATCGGATGGGAAACCAACATAAAGGGCGAGGTAGTTCGGATCCCGAACTCAACTAACGCAAACTTGGTCTACCCATCCCACATTAAATACGATCAAACACAAGCGGCACCATTCTCCTCGCTTTTTGAGCGCCTGAAGAATTTCATTCTGGAGCCTGACACGCTGATCATAAGCACAGGCTTCTCATTTGCCGATGCGCACATCTCATCTCGACTACTTGAGTGTTTGCTGGCGAATCCATCAGCTGCATTGTTCGCATTCCAGTTCAACAGTCTCGCCCAAGAGAGCTCAGCCAAATCCCTGGCGCTCAAATGCCCCGGCATCAGCGCATTCTGCAGTGATGGTGCAGTAATTAATGGCGTTGAAGCAAAGTGGAAGATCGGTGCGCAGCCAACGCGTACTTGGCACGAAATTAGGTCCGAGTACTACAAGGACGACAAGTTCCTCCTCGGCGACTTCAAAAAGCTTGCGCGTTTCCTAGCGATCGCAGGTAGTGACGTGTCACAAGAGACGCCACTGCAACCAAATCCTCAAGTCGCTGCAACGGGGGAAAATTAG
- a CDS encoding KTSC domain-containing protein, protein MERNPVSSSNLASVGYHEESQTLEVEFLKGGIYQYFGVPPYVHQELISAPSVGGYFAKSVKNSYSYSQVG, encoded by the coding sequence ATGGAACGCAATCCAGTGAGCTCATCGAACCTCGCATCAGTTGGGTACCACGAAGAATCACAGACACTTGAGGTTGAATTTCTAAAGGGCGGCATCTACCAGTACTTCGGTGTCCCTCCTTACGTCCATCAAGAGCTAATTTCGGCACCTTCCGTTGGGGGATATTTTGCAAAGAGCGTCAAAAATTCATATAGCTACTCGCAAGTAGGCTAG
- a CDS encoding monovalent cation:proton antiporter-2 (CPA2) family protein, protein MAVEAATSELVKVVALLGAAVVMVPLFRRAGLGSVLGYFAAGLAIGPFGLGWFSDPQSILHTAELGVVMFLFVIGLEMRPSHLWSLRKEIFGLGTLQIVTCALVLTSIAKLFGLPWQVAFIGATGFVLTSTAVVMQLLAERGDIALPSGQKIVSILLFEDLLIVPLLALVAWMGPSAGSADGEGSRWLSVAIGVGAIVGLVLVGRFLLNPLFRVLAESKAREVMTAAALLVVLGAALLMQLSGLSMAMGAFLAGVLLSESTFRHQIEADIEPFRGILLGLFFLSVGMALDLSVVAAHWQLILGLVLALMAAKALCIYVVARIMGSDHAQALDRGVLMAQGGEFAFVLFSAAASAGVIDLEINANFTAVVVLSMALTPLVVLVYKRIAPKPTVNMDGVDEADGLSGSVLLIGFGRFGQVASQSLLARDVDVTIIDNDVEMIQSAARFGFKIYYGDGTRLDVLHASGAATARAIAVCVDKAEAADRIVELVAHEFPQAKLMVRSFDREHSLRLIHAGVDFQIRETFESAVLFGQAALVELGADEDDAVEIAEQIRRRDAERFELEIAGGGLNAGARMIYGNSPQGVPTPTPFTAPKRESKTLNPQDVPEEEE, encoded by the coding sequence ATGGCGGTAGAAGCAGCGACCAGCGAGCTGGTCAAGGTCGTGGCCCTGTTGGGCGCGGCGGTGGTGATGGTGCCTTTGTTCCGCCGGGCCGGCCTGGGCTCGGTGCTGGGCTACTTCGCTGCCGGCCTGGCGATCGGACCGTTCGGGCTGGGCTGGTTCTCCGACCCACAGTCGATCCTGCATACCGCCGAACTCGGCGTGGTGATGTTCCTGTTCGTGATCGGCCTGGAAATGCGGCCGTCGCACCTGTGGAGCCTGCGCAAGGAGATCTTCGGGCTGGGCACGCTGCAGATCGTCACCTGTGCGCTGGTGCTGACCAGCATCGCCAAGCTGTTCGGCCTGCCGTGGCAGGTCGCCTTCATCGGTGCCACCGGCTTCGTGCTCACCTCCACCGCGGTGGTGATGCAGCTGCTGGCCGAGCGCGGTGACATCGCGTTGCCGTCGGGGCAGAAGATCGTCTCCATCCTGCTGTTCGAAGACCTGCTGATCGTGCCGTTGCTGGCGCTGGTGGCTTGGATGGGACCGAGTGCGGGCAGTGCCGATGGCGAGGGCTCGCGCTGGCTGTCGGTGGCGATCGGCGTCGGTGCCATCGTCGGCCTGGTGCTGGTCGGCCGCTTCCTGCTCAACCCGCTGTTCCGCGTGCTGGCCGAATCGAAGGCGCGCGAGGTGATGACCGCCGCCGCATTGCTGGTGGTGCTGGGCGCGGCGCTGCTGATGCAGCTGTCCGGACTGTCGATGGCGATGGGCGCGTTCCTCGCCGGCGTGCTGCTGAGTGAGTCGACCTTCCGTCACCAGATCGAGGCGGACATCGAGCCGTTCCGCGGCATCCTGCTCGGCCTGTTCTTCCTCAGCGTGGGCATGGCGCTGGACCTGAGCGTGGTGGCCGCGCACTGGCAGCTGATCCTCGGCCTGGTGCTGGCGCTGATGGCGGCCAAGGCACTGTGCATCTACGTGGTGGCGCGCATCATGGGCAGCGACCATGCGCAGGCGCTGGATCGCGGCGTGTTGATGGCGCAGGGCGGCGAGTTCGCCTTCGTACTGTTCTCTGCTGCCGCATCGGCCGGCGTGATCGACCTGGAGATCAATGCCAACTTCACCGCCGTGGTGGTGCTGTCGATGGCGCTGACCCCGCTGGTGGTGCTGGTCTACAAGCGCATCGCGCCGAAGCCGACGGTGAACATGGACGGCGTGGACGAGGCCGACGGCCTGTCCGGCAGCGTGCTGCTGATCGGCTTCGGCCGCTTCGGCCAGGTCGCCAGCCAGTCGCTGCTGGCGCGCGATGTGGATGTGACCATCATCGACAACGATGTGGAGATGATCCAGAGCGCGGCGCGCTTCGGTTTCAAGATCTATTACGGTGATGGCACGCGTCTGGATGTGCTGCATGCCTCGGGTGCAGCGACCGCGCGTGCGATTGCGGTGTGCGTGGACAAGGCCGAAGCCGCCGACCGCATCGTGGAACTGGTGGCGCATGAATTCCCACAGGCCAAGTTGATGGTGCGCTCGTTCGATCGCGAGCATTCGCTGCGGCTGATCCATGCCGGTGTCGATTTCCAGATCCGCGAGACCTTTGAATCGGCAGTGCTGTTTGGCCAGGCCGCGCTGGTGGAACTGGGTGCGGACGAGGACGACGCGGTGGAGATTGCCGAACAGATCCGCCGTCGCGATGCCGAGCGTTTCGAGCTGGAGATTGCCGGTGGTGGTTTGAATGCCGGCGCGCGGATGATCTACGGCAACAGCCCGCAGGGCGTACCGACGCCGACGCCGTTTACTGCGCCGAAGCGGGAGAGCAAGACGCTGAACCCGCAGGATGTGCCGGAAGAGGAAGAGTAG
- the guaA gene encoding glutamine-hydrolyzing GMP synthase — translation MTNIHNDKILILDFGAQYTQLIARRIRELGVYCEIWAWDHNPAEIAGFGAKGIILSGGPESTTLPGAPAAPQEVFDSGLPIFGICYGMQTLAAQLGGATEAADQREFGHAEVNVINPDALFKGLSDHGGEPKLNVWMSHGDHVSVAPPGFTITATTDRIPVAAMANEEKRWYGVQFHPEVTHTLQGQALLRRFVVDVCGCQTLWTAANIIDDQITRVREQVGDDEVILGLSGGVDSSVVAALLHKAIGEKLTCVFVDTGLLRWQEGDQVMAMFAEHMGVKVVRVNAADRYFAALEGVSDPEAKRKIIGNLFVEIFDEESNKLKNAKWLAQGTIYPDVIESAGSKTGKAHVIKSHHNVGGLPEHMKLGLVEPLRELFKDEVRRLGVELGLPRTMVYRHPFPGPGLGVRILGEVKREYAELLAKADAIFIDELRKADLYDKTSQAFAVFLPVKSVGVVGDARAYEWVIALRAVETIDFMTAHWAHLPYEFLGTVSNRIINELRGVSRVVYDISGKPPATIEWE, via the coding sequence ATGACCAACATCCATAACGACAAGATCCTCATCCTCGATTTCGGCGCGCAGTACACGCAGCTGATTGCCCGCCGCATCCGCGAGCTGGGCGTCTACTGCGAGATCTGGGCGTGGGACCACAACCCGGCCGAGATTGCCGGCTTTGGCGCCAAGGGCATCATCCTGTCCGGTGGCCCGGAATCGACCACGTTGCCGGGTGCCCCGGCCGCGCCGCAGGAAGTGTTCGACAGCGGCCTGCCGATCTTCGGCATCTGCTACGGCATGCAGACCCTGGCTGCCCAGCTGGGCGGTGCAACCGAAGCGGCTGACCAGCGCGAGTTCGGCCACGCCGAAGTAAACGTGATCAACCCCGATGCGCTGTTCAAGGGCCTGAGCGACCACGGCGGCGAGCCGAAGCTGAATGTCTGGATGAGCCACGGCGACCACGTCTCCGTTGCACCGCCGGGCTTCACCATCACCGCCACCACCGACCGCATTCCGGTGGCCGCCATGGCCAACGAAGAAAAGCGCTGGTACGGCGTGCAGTTCCACCCGGAAGTGACCCACACCCTGCAGGGCCAGGCGCTGCTGCGCCGCTTCGTGGTGGACGTGTGCGGCTGCCAGACCCTGTGGACCGCCGCCAACATCATCGACGACCAGATCACCCGCGTGCGCGAGCAGGTGGGCGATGACGAAGTGATCCTGGGCCTGTCCGGCGGCGTCGATTCGTCCGTGGTGGCTGCGCTGCTGCACAAGGCCATCGGCGAGAAGCTGACCTGCGTGTTCGTGGATACCGGCCTGCTGCGCTGGCAGGAAGGCGACCAGGTGATGGCGATGTTTGCCGAGCACATGGGCGTGAAGGTCGTTCGCGTGAATGCCGCCGACCGTTACTTCGCCGCGCTGGAAGGCGTGAGCGACCCGGAAGCCAAGCGCAAGATCATCGGCAACCTGTTCGTTGAGATCTTCGACGAAGAGTCGAACAAGCTGAAGAACGCCAAGTGGCTGGCGCAGGGCACCATCTACCCGGACGTGATCGAGTCGGCCGGCAGCAAGACAGGCAAGGCGCACGTGATCAAGAGCCACCACAACGTGGGCGGCCTGCCGGAGCACATGAAGCTGGGCCTGGTGGAGCCGCTGCGCGAGCTGTTCAAGGACGAAGTGCGCCGCCTGGGCGTCGAGCTGGGCCTGCCGCGCACCATGGTCTACCGCCATCCGTTCCCGGGCCCGGGCCTGGGCGTGCGCATCCTGGGTGAAGTGAAGCGTGAGTACGCCGAACTGCTGGCCAAGGCCGATGCCATCTTCATTGATGAGCTGCGCAAGGCGGATCTGTACGACAAGACCAGCCAGGCGTTTGCCGTGTTCCTGCCGGTGAAGTCGGTGGGCGTGGTGGGTGACGCGCGGGCTTATGAGTGGGTGATTGCGCTAAGGGCCGTGGAAACGATTGACTTCATGACGGCGCATTGGGCGCACCTGCCGTATGAGTTCCTGGGTACGGTGAGCAACCGGATCATCAATGAGTTGCGAGGGGTGTCGCGAGTTGTTTATGACATCTCGGGGAAGCCGCCGGCTACTATTGAGTGGGAATGA
- a CDS encoding DUF2130 domain-containing protein: protein MPEIICPHCSKAFKIDGSGYAAILKQVRDAEFERQLRERLDLAEQEKRSAVELAVAASTRELQKKQFDKDREIQRLQSKVEAEETARQLAVREALDGIEKQRDDLARQLEQTRSDNASALSLMQAKLSRDLAIATSSKDREIQELKNQLDNSKASNKLEIFQAVDKEVKQAQELRSQLEKSELERLLAEKSLKDKYDTLLRDRDESIERLRDMKVRLSTKMLGETLEQHCENEFNRIRATAFPTAYFEKDNDARSGSKGDYIFRDTDVSGVEITSIMFEMKNEADRTSTKSKNEDFLKELDKDRSQKGCEYAVLVSLLEPDSDLYNTGIVDVSHRYAKMYVIRPQFFIQLIALIRNASLNSLKYRSELALMKAQNIDITNFEDQLDSFKSAFSKNYDLATKRFQTAIIEIDKSIDHLQKTKDALLGTDRNLRLANDKAQDVTIKKLTKGNPTMASKFNDLKGDGQQNSK from the coding sequence ATGCCCGAGATTATCTGTCCGCACTGCTCCAAAGCCTTCAAGATTGACGGCTCTGGCTATGCGGCAATCCTAAAGCAAGTCCGAGATGCCGAATTTGAAAGACAGCTTCGAGAGCGGCTTGACCTAGCCGAGCAAGAGAAGAGAAGCGCCGTTGAACTTGCCGTAGCAGCGAGCACAAGAGAACTTCAAAAGAAGCAATTCGACAAGGATCGCGAGATACAAAGACTACAATCAAAAGTCGAGGCAGAGGAAACTGCTCGACAGCTAGCTGTCCGCGAAGCGCTTGACGGCATAGAGAAGCAGCGCGATGACTTAGCGAGACAGCTTGAACAAACGCGATCAGATAACGCGAGCGCGCTGAGCTTGATGCAAGCAAAGCTATCACGAGACCTGGCCATTGCAACGTCGTCTAAGGATCGCGAGATCCAAGAATTAAAGAATCAGCTCGACAACTCTAAAGCAAGCAACAAATTGGAAATCTTCCAAGCAGTTGACAAGGAAGTGAAGCAGGCCCAGGAACTTCGAAGTCAACTTGAAAAATCCGAGCTTGAACGCCTTCTTGCAGAGAAGTCTTTAAAGGACAAGTATGACACCTTACTTAGGGATCGCGATGAGTCCATAGAGAGACTACGTGACATGAAGGTGCGACTTTCCACCAAGATGCTGGGAGAAACACTCGAGCAACATTGCGAGAATGAGTTCAACAGGATCCGCGCGACCGCCTTTCCGACGGCATACTTTGAAAAGGATAATGATGCGCGATCTGGCAGCAAAGGTGATTATATTTTTCGCGACACCGATGTATCCGGCGTCGAGATCACCTCGATCATGTTTGAGATGAAGAATGAAGCAGATCGAACTTCAACTAAAAGCAAGAACGAAGACTTCCTCAAAGAGCTCGACAAAGATCGCTCCCAGAAAGGGTGTGAGTACGCAGTCCTGGTTTCACTCCTTGAGCCAGACAGTGACCTATACAACACAGGGATCGTCGACGTCTCGCACCGGTACGCAAAGATGTACGTTATCAGACCACAGTTCTTCATACAGTTGATTGCATTAATCAGAAACGCATCACTCAATTCACTAAAATATAGGTCTGAGCTTGCGCTGATGAAAGCCCAGAACATTGACATAACAAACTTCGAGGATCAACTGGACTCATTCAAGTCAGCCTTTTCAAAGAATTACGACCTGGCGACCAAGAGATTTCAGACTGCCATCATTGAAATTGATAAGTCAATTGACCATCTACAGAAGACGAAAGACGCACTATTGGGGACGGATCGAAATCTCCGGCTGGCCAACGATAAGGCCCAAGACGTTACAATCAAAAAGCTCACCAAGGGAAACCCAACAATGGCGTCCAAGTTCAATGATCTCAAAGGAGATGGCCAACAAAACTCCAAGTAA
- a CDS encoding ATP-binding protein: protein MATQPTYLGLVSSVSSSSISVEIASTVDSGIVVLEGRNYRIGQVGSFVKIPIGYNHLYGIISESSETSTLNLEETISSDRKWIKVELVGESIGGVFDRGISEYPSIGDQVHFVVDSDLKRIFRNDLKSHFQVGRLSSSEGIEVSLDLNKLVARHSAILGSTGSGKSTSTASILRSMLIGSDERPAPSARVMLIDIHGEYGPALSDIAKSFSILPKEENQLYIPYWCISPDKLFDLVFNSPNESQRSSFMDKVVEEKRLGIGTNGIADVDPSNVTSSTPLPYRIKKIWYDLCHDDGVNYSDAEMTKPAYTEGGEGDFATLIAPKFVPPGAGSSLPKKGGPGALKRQLDLMKSRLLDTQFSFLFQPGDWNPETDGTIKRDLDGLLDEWLGHDKPVTIFDLSGMPSARLSLLLGALLDIIFEAAIWGRNAKEGMRERPLLIVLEEAHRYLGKSQGGESKEMVQRIAKEGRKFGVGAMIVSQRPSEIDETILSQCGTIISLRINNSTDRGIVKAAMSDGLAGVIDSLPVLRTGEAVIVGEAAQLPTRCRFNVLPEGKYPTSGDPEIGSRWRADRGAEDYSKLVSAWRNQDSSQKD from the coding sequence GTGGCAACTCAGCCCACCTACCTAGGCCTCGTTAGCTCAGTATCCAGCTCATCGATTTCGGTTGAGATAGCATCCACGGTCGACTCTGGAATTGTTGTGCTTGAAGGACGAAACTACAGAATTGGCCAAGTCGGAAGCTTTGTAAAAATCCCAATTGGATATAATCACCTTTACGGAATAATCTCCGAATCGAGTGAAACATCAACACTCAACCTCGAGGAAACGATTTCTTCCGATAGAAAGTGGATTAAGGTAGAGCTGGTCGGCGAATCCATTGGCGGAGTATTCGACAGGGGAATCAGCGAGTACCCGAGCATTGGCGACCAAGTCCACTTTGTTGTAGATAGCGACTTAAAGAGAATATTTAGGAATGATCTAAAAAGTCATTTCCAAGTGGGACGCCTTTCAAGCTCAGAGGGAATTGAGGTCAGCCTTGACCTAAATAAGCTCGTCGCACGACACTCCGCAATCCTTGGCTCTACTGGATCTGGAAAGTCCACAAGCACAGCGAGCATTTTGAGATCAATGCTCATCGGATCTGATGAAAGACCTGCGCCATCAGCCCGTGTAATGCTAATTGATATCCACGGCGAATACGGTCCCGCGCTGAGCGATATCGCAAAGTCTTTCTCCATATTGCCAAAGGAAGAGAATCAGCTCTACATTCCTTATTGGTGCATATCACCAGATAAGCTATTTGATCTTGTTTTTAATAGTCCTAATGAATCTCAAAGATCGTCTTTTATGGACAAGGTAGTTGAGGAGAAGAGACTAGGAATCGGGACAAATGGAATAGCCGATGTCGACCCGAGCAATGTTACCAGCAGCACGCCTCTTCCATATCGAATCAAAAAGATATGGTATGACCTTTGTCACGACGACGGAGTAAACTACTCCGACGCCGAAATGACGAAGCCAGCCTATACAGAAGGCGGAGAGGGGGATTTCGCCACACTGATAGCGCCCAAGTTTGTTCCTCCTGGGGCAGGAAGTTCACTCCCCAAGAAGGGTGGACCTGGAGCACTCAAGAGACAGCTCGACCTTATGAAATCGAGGCTGCTCGACACACAGTTCTCCTTCTTATTTCAACCTGGTGATTGGAACCCAGAAACGGATGGGACAATCAAAAGAGATCTGGACGGGCTTCTCGATGAGTGGCTGGGCCATGACAAGCCGGTTACTATTTTCGACCTCTCCGGAATGCCTTCAGCCAGGCTTAGCCTGCTTTTGGGAGCGCTTCTAGACATAATTTTTGAAGCAGCTATCTGGGGCAGGAATGCAAAAGAAGGCATGCGCGAACGACCTTTGTTGATCGTTCTAGAGGAAGCGCATCGCTACCTCGGAAAGTCTCAGGGAGGCGAATCAAAGGAGATGGTCCAGCGAATTGCCAAGGAAGGCAGGAAATTTGGTGTTGGCGCCATGATTGTCAGCCAACGTCCTTCGGAGATAGACGAAACTATACTTTCACAGTGTGGAACGATAATCTCCCTTCGAATTAACAATTCAACGGATAGAGGAATCGTGAAGGCAGCCATGTCCGATGGGCTTGCCGGAGTAATTGATTCACTACCAGTACTGCGGACGGGGGAAGCAGTAATCGTCGGCGAGGCTGCGCAACTACCAACTCGTTGCAGATTCAATGTCCTACCTGAAGGAAAATATCCAACCAGCGGAGATCCAGAGATCGGAAGTAGGTGGCGTGCAGACCGAGGCGCCGAAGATTACTCCAAGCTCGTAAGCGCCTGGAGAAACCAAGACAGCAGTCAAAAGGACTAG
- the guaB gene encoding IMP dehydrogenase, with protein MLRIQAEALTYDDVSLVPAHSTILPKDVNLETRLTRDLKLKLPILSAAMDTVTEARLAIAMAQLGGMGIIHKNLSLEQQAAEVAKVKKFEAGVIRDPITVDPETTIRDVLALTQAHNISGVPVVGSDGLLAGIVTHRDMRFETELDDPVRHIMTKKDRLITVKEGAASDEVLQLLHRNRIEKVLVVNDSFELRGLITVKDIQKNTDFPNAAKDLSTRLLVGAAVGVGGDTDRRVEALVAAGVDVIVVDTAHGHSQGVLDRVSWVKKNFPGVQVIGGNICTGEAALALLGSGADAVKVGIGPGSICTTRVVAGVGVPQVTAIDLVAEALQDRIPLIADGGVRYSGDIGKALAAGASTIMVGGLLAGTEESPGETELYQGRSYKSYRGMGSLAAMEKGSKDRYFQDAATADKLVPEGIEGRVPYRGPVGGIIHQLMGGLRATMGYVGCATIEDMRSKPKFVKISGAGQRESHVHDVTITKEPPNYRA; from the coding sequence ATGCTGCGCATCCAGGCTGAAGCACTCACTTACGACGACGTCTCGCTCGTCCCCGCCCATTCGACCATCCTGCCCAAGGACGTCAACCTCGAAACGCGGTTGACTCGCGACCTGAAGCTCAAGCTTCCGATCCTGTCCGCAGCCATGGATACCGTCACCGAAGCCCGCCTGGCCATCGCCATGGCCCAGCTCGGCGGCATGGGCATCATCCACAAGAATCTCAGCCTGGAACAGCAGGCCGCGGAAGTGGCCAAGGTCAAGAAGTTCGAGGCCGGTGTCATCCGCGACCCGATCACCGTCGACCCGGAAACCACCATCCGCGACGTGCTGGCCCTGACCCAGGCGCACAACATCTCCGGCGTGCCGGTGGTGGGCAGCGACGGCCTGCTGGCCGGCATCGTGACCCACCGCGACATGCGCTTCGAGACCGAGCTGGACGATCCGGTCCGCCACATCATGACCAAGAAGGATCGCCTGATCACGGTCAAGGAAGGCGCCGCCTCTGACGAAGTGCTGCAGCTGCTGCACCGCAACCGCATCGAAAAGGTGCTGGTGGTCAACGATTCGTTCGAACTGCGTGGCCTGATCACCGTCAAGGACATCCAGAAGAACACCGACTTCCCGAACGCTGCCAAGGATCTGTCGACCCGCCTGCTGGTCGGCGCTGCCGTCGGCGTCGGTGGCGATACCGATCGCCGCGTGGAAGCGCTGGTCGCCGCCGGCGTGGACGTGATCGTGGTTGATACCGCGCACGGCCATTCGCAGGGCGTGCTGGACCGCGTCAGCTGGGTCAAGAAGAACTTCCCGGGCGTGCAGGTCATCGGTGGCAACATCTGCACCGGTGAAGCCGCACTGGCGCTGCTGGGCAGCGGCGCGGACGCAGTCAAGGTCGGCATCGGCCCGGGCTCGATCTGCACCACCCGCGTCGTCGCCGGTGTCGGCGTGCCGCAGGTCACCGCCATTGACCTGGTGGCCGAAGCGCTGCAGGACCGCATCCCGCTGATCGCCGACGGTGGCGTCCGCTACTCGGGCGACATCGGCAAGGCGCTGGCCGCCGGTGCCTCGACCATCATGGTCGGTGGCCTGCTGGCCGGTACCGAGGAATCGCCGGGCGAGACCGAGCTGTACCAGGGCCGTTCGTACAAGAGCTACCGCGGCATGGGTTCGCTGGCTGCCATGGAAAAGGGGTCGAAGGACCGCTACTTCCAGGACGCCGCCACCGCCGACAAGCTGGTGCCGGAAGGCATCGAAGGCCGCGTGCCGTACCGCGGCCCGGTGGGCGGCATCATCCACCAGCTGATGGGCGGCCTGCGCGCCACCATGGGCTACGTGGGCTGCGCCACCATCGAAGACATGCGCAGCAAGCCCAAGTTCGTGAAGATCAGCGGCGCCGGCCAGCGTGAGAGCCACGTCCACGACGTGACGATCACCAAAGAGCCGCCGAACTACCGCGCCTGA
- the folD gene encoding bifunctional methylenetetrahydrofolate dehydrogenase/methenyltetrahydrofolate cyclohydrolase FolD produces the protein MTDSASQLPARILDGRRIAEDLLDSLKVRVDARVAAGGSRPGLAVVLVGGDPASTVYVRNKRRAAEKVGIEAHDYDLPAGTTEAELLDLIDQLNADPKINGILIQLPLPGIPDARRLIQRIDPRKDVDGFHPENVGHLALREFGLRPCTPRGITTLLGHTDQPVRGRNATIVGVSNHVGRPMGLELLIAGCTVTSCHKFTPKDVLEQAVRNADILVVAVGRPGIVPGEWVKPGAVVIDVGINRLDDGRLVGDVGFEAAAQRASWITPVPGGVGPMTVATLMQNTLEAAEALS, from the coding sequence ATGACCGATTCCGCCTCCCAGCTTCCTGCCCGCATCCTTGATGGCCGCCGTATCGCCGAGGACCTGCTCGACAGCCTGAAGGTGCGCGTCGACGCCCGCGTGGCCGCCGGCGGCAGCCGCCCGGGCCTGGCCGTGGTGCTGGTCGGTGGTGACCCGGCCTCGACCGTGTACGTGCGCAACAAGCGCCGTGCCGCCGAGAAGGTCGGCATCGAAGCACATGACTACGACCTGCCGGCCGGTACCACCGAAGCCGAGCTGCTCGACCTGATCGACCAGCTCAATGCCGATCCGAAGATCAACGGCATCCTGATCCAGCTGCCGCTGCCGGGCATCCCCGACGCGCGCCGGCTGATCCAGCGCATCGACCCGCGCAAGGACGTGGACGGTTTCCACCCGGAAAACGTCGGCCACCTGGCCCTGCGCGAGTTCGGCCTGCGCCCTTGCACTCCGCGCGGCATCACCACGCTGCTGGGCCACACCGACCAGCCGGTGCGCGGCCGCAACGCCACCATCGTGGGCGTGAGCAACCATGTCGGCCGCCCGATGGGCCTGGAGCTGCTGATTGCCGGCTGCACCGTCACCAGCTGCCACAAGTTCACCCCCAAGGACGTGCTGGAACAGGCCGTGCGCAACGCCGACATCCTGGTGGTGGCGGTGGGTCGCCCGGGCATCGTGCCGGGCGAGTGGGTGAAGCCGGGCGCGGTGGTGATCGATGTGGGTATCAACCGGCTGGATGACGGCCGGTTGGTGGGTGACGTTGGGTTTGAAGCGGCGGCCCAGCGGGCGAGCTGGATCACCCCGGTGCCGGGTGGCGTGGGCCCGATGACCGTGGCCACGTTGATGCAGAACACCCTGGAAGCCGCGGAAGCGCTGAGCTGA